A stretch of the Cervus canadensis isolate Bull #8, Minnesota chromosome 16, ASM1932006v1, whole genome shotgun sequence genome encodes the following:
- the LOC122454516 gene encoding pre-mRNA-splicing factor SLU7-like produces MSAAAVDAANAAPLSGSKEMSLEEPKRMTREDWRKKKELEEQRKLGNAPAEVDEEGKDINPHIPQYISSVPWYIDPSKRPTLKHQRPQPEKQKQYSSSGEWYKRGVKENSITTKYRKGACENCGAMTHKEKDCFERPRRVGAKFTGTNIAPDEHVQPQLMFDYDGKRDRWNGYNPEEHMKIVEEYAKVDLAKRTLKAQKLQEELASGKLVEQANSPKHQWGEEEPNSQTEKDHNSEDEDEDKYADDIDMPGQNFDSKRRITVRNLRIREDIAKYLRNLDPNSAYYDPKTRAMRENPYANAGKNPDEVSYAGDNFVRYTGDTISMAQTQLFAWEAYDKGSEVHLQADPTKLELLYKSFKVKKEDFKEQQKESILEKYGGQEHLDAPPAELLLAQTEDYVEYSRHGTVIKGQERAVACSKYEEDVKINNHTHIWGSYWKEGRWGYKCCHSFFKYSYCTGEAGKEIANSEECIINDATGEESVKKPQTLMEMHQEKLKEEKKKKKKKKKRKHRKSSSESDEEEKKHEKLKKALNAEEARLLHVKEIMQIDERKRPYNSIYETREPTEEEMEAYRMKRQRPDDPMSSFLGQ; encoded by the coding sequence ATGTCAGCTGCAGCTGTGGATGCAGCTAATGCAGCCCCCTTATCAGGGTCCAAAGAAATGAGTTTGGAGGAACCAAAGAGGATGACTAGAGAGGactggagaaagaagaaggagCTTGAAGAACAGCGAAAATTGGGTAATGCCCCTGCAGAAGTTgatgaagaaggaaaagacatcAATCCTCATATTCCTCAGTATATTTCTTCAGTGCCATGGTATATTGATCCATCAAAAAGGCCTACTTTAAAGCACCAGAGACCACAgccagagaaacaaaagcagtACAGCTCATCAGGAGAATGGTACAAGAGGGGTGTAAAAGAGAATTCCATAACTACTAAATACCGAAAAGGAGCATGTGAAAACTGTGGCGCCATGACACACAAAGAGAAAGACTGTTTTGAGAGACCTAGGCGAGTTGGAGCAAAATTTACAGGGACTAACATAGCTCCAGATGAACATGTCCAGCCTCAGCTGATGTTTGACTACGATGGGAAGAGGGATCGGTGGAATGGCTACAATCCAGAAGAACACATGAAAATTGTAGAAGAGTATGCCAAAGTTGACCTGGCAAAACGAACGCTGAAAGCCCAAAAACTCCAAGAAGAATTAGCCTCAGGAAAATTAGTGGAACAGGCTAATTCTCCGAAACATCAGTGGGGAGAAGAGGAACCGAATTCTCAGACGGAAAAAGATCATAACAGTGAAGATGAGGATGAAgataaatatgcagatgatattgaCATGCCTGGACAGAATTTTGACTCTAAGAGACGAATTACTGTCCGGAATCTCAGGATTCGAGAAGATATTGCAAAATATTTGCGGAATTTAGATCCAAATTCTGCTTACTATGATCCCAAAACTAGAGCGATGAGAGAGAATCCCTATGCGAATGCTGGAAAGAATCCAGATGAAGTCAGCTACGCGGGGGATAACTTCGTTAGATACACAGGTGATACCATATCAATGGCCCAGACACAATTGTTTGCTTGGGAAGCCTATGACAAAGGGTCTGAAGTGCATCTACAAGCAGATCCTACAAAACTAGAGTTATTGTATAAGTCCTTCAAAGTCAAGAAAGAAGACTTCAAAGAACAGCAGAAAGAAAGCATCCTGGAAAAGTATGGTGGTCAAGAACACTTGGATGCTCCTCCAGCTGAATTGCTTTTAGCTCAGACTGAAGACTATGTGGAGTACTCAAGACATGGGACAGTCATCAAAGGACAGGAGCGGGCTGTCGCCTGCTCCAAGTATGAGGAAGATGTGAAGATCAACAATCATACACATATCTGGGGATCTTACTGGAAAGAAGGCCGATGGGGATACAAATGCTGTCACtcttttttcaaatattcctATTGTACTGGAGAAGCTGGGAAGGAGATTGCTAATTCAGAGGAATGTATTATAAATGATGCAACTGGAGAAGAATCTGTGAAAAAACCTCAAACCCTCATGGAGATGCATCAGGAGAAactaaaagaggagaaaaagaagaagaagaagaagaagaagaggaagcatCGAAAGAGCAGTTCAGAGAGTGATGAGGAGGAAAAGAAGCATGAGAAGTTGAAAAAGGCACTGAATGCAGAGGAGGCCCGTCTTCTTCACGTCAAGGAGATCATGCAGATCGATGAGAGGAAGCGACCTTACAACAGCATATATGAAACTCGGGAACCCACtgaagaggaaatggaggcctACAGAATGAAACGTCAGAGGCCAGATGACCCCATGTCCTCCTTCCTTGGACAGTAG